One window of Aspergillus oryzae RIB40 DNA, chromosome 3 genomic DNA carries:
- a CDS encoding uncharacterized protein (predicted protein), with product MQKLHRLREGVSTSTNSQSWSNNAKLLWELLVYDRASSSQSSNDFFGATLSDPNARHTASRFMTPDPDFPLVGSAGISGHKTVAKEVVAYPPESVSTPPASFTSGPDMHQVPSAEPFGLIKTPAEGMLNDNLFLAPESYGRAIEDWWNFTSS from the coding sequence ATGCAAAAATTACATCGCCTACGGGAAGGCGTTTCCACAAGCACAAACAGCCAGTCGTGGTCCAACAACGCAAAACTCCTGTGGGAATTACTCGTCTATGACCGGGCCAGCAGCTCCCAATCTTCTAATGATTTCTTTGGAGCAACACTATCCGACCCTAACGCCAGACATACAGCCTCTAGATTCATGACTCCGGATCCAGACTTTCCTCTCGTTGGGTCGGCAGGGATATCTGGCCACAAGACAGTGGCCAAAGAAGTCGTTGCGTATCCGCCGGAGTCTGTTTCAACTCCACCAGCCTCTTTTACATCCGGACCGGATATGCATCAGGTTCCATCTGCGGAGCCTTTCGGTTTGATAAAAACACCAGCGGAAGGGATGCTGAATGATAATCTGTTTCTGGCACCGGAGAGCTATGGAAGGGCAATTGAGGATTGGTGGAATTTTACTTCTTCATAG